One region of Aurantimonas sp. HBX-1 genomic DNA includes:
- a CDS encoding YeeE/YedE thiosulfate transporter family protein, which produces MDFIPLIDSIGENATALVGGVVVGGLFGFFAQRSAFCTRSAVLDLTRRRDLAALATWAAGFAAAVLGVQLLLSYGYLDVRDTRFFSTAQSLSGALIGGTLFGVGMVLARGCVSRMLILAASGNLRALYVALVIAVAGYATYAGLLVPLRDAAGGLWSTAAIGGNDLLAHAGLGQSAGLAIGAVLVLAAAGLAAIARVSPWRILGGVGVGVSIVAGWYFTYTLSLQVFEPIQAESLSYIRPLATTSALAISPDAFAGLDQGVLIGTLVAAFLAAVAFRDFRVVTFSEPGTPSILRYTVGAVLMGFGGILAVGCTIGAGLTGGAVLAVSSLVGLASMIGGAAVADRFVDRETVAGRAEDAAALTAS; this is translated from the coding sequence ATGGACTTCATTCCCCTGATCGACTCCATCGGCGAGAATGCCACGGCGCTTGTCGGCGGTGTCGTCGTCGGCGGCCTGTTCGGCTTCTTCGCGCAGCGCAGCGCCTTCTGCACCCGCTCGGCGGTGCTGGATCTGACGCGCCGGCGCGACCTCGCCGCGCTCGCCACCTGGGCGGCCGGTTTCGCCGCGGCGGTGCTGGGCGTCCAGCTACTCCTCAGCTACGGCTATCTCGACGTTCGCGACACGCGGTTCTTCTCGACCGCGCAGAGCCTGTCCGGCGCGCTGATCGGCGGCACGCTGTTCGGCGTCGGCATGGTGTTGGCGCGCGGCTGCGTCTCGCGCATGCTGATCCTGGCCGCTTCCGGCAACCTGCGGGCGCTGTACGTGGCGCTGGTGATCGCCGTCGCCGGCTATGCCACCTATGCCGGCCTGCTGGTGCCGCTGCGCGACGCAGCGGGCGGCCTGTGGAGCACCGCGGCGATCGGCGGCAACGACCTCTTGGCCCATGCCGGGCTCGGGCAGTCGGCAGGCCTTGCCATCGGCGCCGTCCTCGTCCTCGCCGCGGCCGGCCTGGCGGCCATCGCCCGCGTCTCGCCCTGGCGAATCCTCGGCGGCGTCGGCGTCGGCGTCAGCATCGTCGCCGGCTGGTACTTCACCTACACGCTGTCGCTGCAGGTGTTCGAGCCGATCCAGGCCGAAAGCCTCTCCTATATCCGGCCACTGGCGACGACGAGCGCGCTGGCGATCAGTCCCGATGCCTTTGCCGGTCTCGACCAGGGCGTCCTGATCGGCACGCTGGTCGCGGCCTTCCTCGCTGCGGTCGCCTTCCGGGATTTCCGGGTGGTGACGTTTTCCGAGCCCGGGACGCCGTCGATCCTGCGCTACACGGTGGGCGCCGTCCTGATGGGCTTCGGCGGCATCCTCGCCGTCGGCTGCACCATCGGCGCCGGTCTGACGGGCGGGGCGGTGCTGGCGGTGTCGTCGCTGGTGGGGCTTGCGTCGATGATCGGCGGCGCCGCGGTGGCGGACCGTTTCGTCGATCGCGAGACCGTCGCGGGCAGGGCGGAGGACGCCGCCGCGCTTACGGCCTCCTGA
- the soxC gene encoding sulfite dehydrogenase, with translation MRSLALGGAAAFAGTSGARAAAGGDPAITELKDWNSYLGEGVVSRPYGTPSPFEAEVVRRDVPWLTADATSSVSFTPLHDLDGIITPNGLCFERHHAGIAEIPPDEHRLMINGLVDRPLVFTMDDLKRFPRENRVYFLECAANSGMEWRGAQLNGCQFTHGMIHCVMYTGTPLRYLLEEAGVKTAGKWLLAEGADASSMTRSIPMEKALDDCLVAWKMNGEALRPEQGYPVRLVVPGWEGNMWVKWLRRLEVGDQPWEQREETSKYTDLLASGKARKFTWGMEVKSVITSPSPQAPIRHGKGRTVVTGLAWSGNGRINRVDVSVDGGRNWQTARIDGPSLPMALHRFYYDFDWDGSQLLLQSRAVDERGFVQPTKNELRAARGDNSIYHNNGIQTWLLTSDGGLENVEVS, from the coding sequence ATGCGCAGTCTCGCCCTGGGCGGCGCGGCCGCCTTCGCCGGGACCAGCGGCGCGCGGGCCGCCGCCGGCGGCGATCCGGCAATCACCGAGCTGAAGGACTGGAACAGCTATCTCGGCGAGGGCGTGGTCTCGCGGCCCTACGGGACGCCGTCGCCTTTCGAGGCCGAGGTCGTGCGCCGCGACGTGCCGTGGCTGACCGCCGACGCGACCAGTTCCGTCAGCTTCACGCCACTGCATGATCTCGACGGGATCATCACGCCGAACGGGCTCTGCTTCGAGCGCCATCACGCCGGCATCGCCGAGATCCCGCCGGACGAGCACCGGCTGATGATCAACGGTCTCGTCGACCGGCCGCTGGTCTTTACCATGGACGATCTGAAGCGCTTTCCCCGCGAGAACCGCGTCTACTTCCTGGAATGCGCGGCCAATAGCGGCATGGAATGGCGCGGCGCGCAGCTGAACGGCTGCCAGTTCACCCACGGCATGATCCACTGCGTGATGTATACCGGCACGCCGCTGCGCTACCTGCTCGAGGAGGCCGGGGTGAAGACCGCCGGCAAGTGGCTGCTGGCCGAAGGCGCCGATGCGTCCTCGATGACCCGCTCGATCCCGATGGAGAAGGCGCTCGACGACTGCCTCGTCGCCTGGAAGATGAACGGCGAGGCGCTGCGACCCGAACAGGGCTATCCGGTGCGCCTCGTCGTGCCGGGCTGGGAAGGCAATATGTGGGTCAAGTGGCTGCGCCGCCTCGAGGTCGGCGACCAGCCCTGGGAGCAGCGGGAAGAGACGTCGAAATACACCGACCTCCTTGCCAGCGGCAAGGCGCGCAAATTCACCTGGGGCATGGAGGTGAAGTCGGTCATCACCAGTCCGAGCCCGCAGGCGCCGATACGCCACGGTAAGGGACGCACCGTGGTCACCGGCCTTGCCTGGTCCGGCAACGGCCGCATCAACCGGGTCGACGTCTCGGTCGATGGCGGGCGGAACTGGCAGACGGCGCGGATCGACGGGCCGAGCCTGCCGATGGCGCTGCACCGCTTCTACTACGACTTCGACTGGGATGGCTCGCAGCTGCTGCTGCAGTCCCGCGCCGTCGACGAGCGAGGCTTCGTGCAACCCACCAAGAACGAGCTTCGGGCGGCGCGCGGCGACAACTCGATCTACCACAACAACGGCATCCAGACCTGGCTTCTGACCTCGGACGGAGGGCTCGAAAATGTCGAAGTTTCCTGA
- a CDS encoding cytochrome c biogenesis CcdA family protein, with protein MLDVGYGAALLAGLISFVSPCVLPIVPPYLAYLAGLSFDQVRDRGAEPAVKRQIMLASLAFVAGFTTVFVALGATASVLGQVVAEWFDVLSVIAGIIIIVMGLHFLGVFRLALLYREARVQVSRKPAGPVGAYVIGLAFAFGWTPCVGPVLAAILFVAGTQETALRGAGLLAAYSLGIGVPFLLAAAFATRFLALAARFRQHMATVEKIMGGALVLTGILFVTGQMATISYWLLETFPVFATIG; from the coding sequence ATGCTCGATGTTGGCTACGGCGCAGCTCTGCTGGCGGGGCTTATCTCCTTCGTGTCGCCGTGCGTGCTGCCGATCGTTCCGCCCTATCTCGCCTACCTGGCGGGGCTGAGCTTCGACCAGGTCCGCGACCGCGGCGCAGAACCGGCGGTCAAGCGCCAGATCATGCTGGCCTCGCTCGCCTTCGTCGCCGGCTTCACCACCGTTTTCGTCGCCCTCGGCGCCACCGCCAGCGTGCTGGGACAGGTCGTCGCCGAGTGGTTCGACGTCCTGTCGGTGATCGCCGGCATCATCATCATCGTCATGGGGCTGCACTTCCTCGGCGTCTTCCGCCTGGCGCTGCTCTACCGCGAGGCGCGCGTCCAGGTGTCACGCAAGCCGGCCGGGCCGGTCGGCGCCTATGTGATCGGCCTCGCCTTCGCCTTCGGCTGGACGCCCTGCGTCGGACCGGTGCTGGCGGCCATCCTTTTCGTCGCGGGCACGCAGGAGACGGCGCTGCGCGGCGCCGGGCTGCTGGCCGCCTACTCGCTCGGCATCGGCGTGCCGTTCCTGCTCGCGGCCGCCTTCGCCACGCGGTTCCTGGCCTTGGCGGCGCGGTTCCGGCAGCATATGGCAACGGTCGAGAAGATCATGGGCGGCGCCCTGGTGCTGACCGGCATCCTGTTCGTCACCGGCCAGATGGCGACGATTTCCTACTGGTTGCTGGAGACCTTTCCGGTCTTCGCGACGATCGGGTAA
- a CDS encoding c-type cytochrome has protein sequence MSKFPEALFLAALIATGAAALAPVAAEEPSGGKLGLGRAATEAEIAAWDIDVRPDGQGLPVGSGTVAEGEALFEAQCASCHGDFGEGRDRWPVLAGGYDTLTRSRPEKTIGSYWPHLSTVYDYIHRAMPFGSAQTLGDDDVYALTAYVLYLNDIVSDEEFELSNENFTSIEMPNAGGFIPDDRESEPHYKTGAEPCMVDCKPKPAEITMRAQVLDVTPDSEAEGEGAAGGQVD, from the coding sequence ATGTCGAAGTTTCCTGAGGCGCTTTTCCTTGCGGCACTGATCGCCACGGGTGCGGCGGCCCTGGCGCCGGTCGCGGCCGAGGAGCCGTCGGGCGGCAAGCTCGGGCTCGGCCGGGCCGCGACGGAGGCGGAAATCGCCGCCTGGGACATCGACGTCCGGCCGGACGGGCAGGGGCTTCCGGTCGGCAGCGGCACGGTGGCGGAAGGCGAAGCGCTGTTCGAGGCGCAGTGCGCGTCCTGCCACGGCGACTTCGGCGAGGGCCGGGATCGCTGGCCGGTTCTCGCCGGCGGCTACGACACGCTCACGCGCTCGCGCCCCGAGAAGACCATCGGCTCCTACTGGCCGCATCTTTCGACGGTGTACGACTACATCCACCGGGCCATGCCGTTCGGCAGCGCGCAGACGCTCGGCGACGACGACGTCTACGCCCTGACCGCCTATGTGCTCTACCTCAACGACATCGTCAGCGACGAGGAGTTCGAGCTCTCCAACGAGAACTTCACCTCGATCGAGATGCCGAATGCCGGCGGGTTCATACCGGACGACCGGGAGTCCGAACCGCACTACAAGACCGGCGCTGAACCCTGTATGGTGGACTGCAAGCCGAAGCCCGCCGAGATCACCATGCGGGCGCAGGTGCTCGACGTGACCCCCGACAGCGAAGCCGAGGGCGAGGGCGCCGCCGGCGGACAGGTGGACTGA
- a CDS encoding transcriptional regulator, translated as MFSSIANGGLRGGRRQAGRLVRGIVLLACLAAPGGAAAAAELLMLERPGCVWCERFDAEIAPAYPATEAGRIAPLRRVDLTEPWPEDLDDVARERVTPTFVLIEAGQEIARMRGYPGDAFFWGLLDDMLAKLSGGAGARGEAI; from the coding sequence ATGTTTTCATCTATTGCAAATGGTGGACTGCGGGGAGGCCGGCGGCAAGCCGGACGCCTCGTCCGTGGCATCGTGCTGCTGGCCTGCCTGGCGGCGCCGGGCGGCGCTGCGGCCGCCGCCGAACTGCTGATGCTGGAGAGGCCCGGCTGCGTCTGGTGCGAACGTTTCGACGCGGAGATCGCGCCGGCCTATCCGGCGACGGAAGCCGGGCGCATTGCGCCGCTGCGCCGCGTCGACCTGACCGAACCCTGGCCGGAAGACCTGGACGACGTCGCGAGGGAGCGGGTGACGCCGACCTTCGTCCTGATCGAGGCTGGTCAGGAGATCGCCCGGATGCGAGGTTACCCGGGGGATGCCTTCTTCTGGGGGCTTCTCGACGACATGCTGGCGAAACTGTCCGGCGGCGCGGGTGCGCGCGGCGAAGCGATCTGA
- the soxZ gene encoding thiosulfate oxidation carrier complex protein SoxZ gives MATPKPRVKVPKTASAGEIVTIKTLISHEMESGQRKDADGNVIPRQIINKFTCEFNGVKVFECDLDPAVSANPYFEFTAKVPESGTFKFTWVDDNGEIYTDEQKIEVK, from the coding sequence ATGGCAACGCCGAAGCCGAGAGTGAAAGTCCCCAAGACCGCCAGCGCCGGGGAAATCGTCACCATCAAGACCCTGATCAGCCACGAGATGGAATCGGGCCAGCGCAAGGATGCCGACGGCAACGTCATCCCGCGGCAGATCATCAACAAGTTCACCTGTGAGTTCAACGGCGTGAAGGTGTTCGAGTGCGACCTCGACCCTGCCGTTTCGGCCAATCCGTATTTCGAGTTCACCGCGAAGGTGCCCGAGAGCGGCACGTTCAAGTTCACCTGGGTGGACGACAACGGCGAGATCTACACGGACGAGCAGAAGATCGAGGTCAAGTAG
- the soxX gene encoding sulfur oxidation c-type cytochrome SoxX, which translates to MRPLALGIALSIALPPVVFAAETAPADVSITDAQVADPLTDKPGDPAEGRSIFMDRGLGNCLACHANADLDDQLFHGNVGPEMNGVADRWEPGQLRAILVDAKQVFGEQTVMPGFYTLDVGVNVAEKYQGKTILTAQQVEDVVAYLETLKGD; encoded by the coding sequence ATGCGCCCGCTCGCGCTCGGCATCGCCTTGTCCATCGCGTTGCCGCCTGTGGTTTTCGCTGCGGAGACAGCGCCCGCCGATGTGTCCATCACCGACGCGCAGGTCGCCGATCCGCTGACCGACAAGCCGGGCGACCCGGCCGAGGGGCGGAGCATCTTCATGGATCGCGGCCTCGGCAACTGCCTGGCCTGCCATGCCAATGCCGATCTCGACGACCAGCTGTTCCACGGCAATGTCGGACCGGAGATGAACGGCGTCGCCGACCGCTGGGAGCCGGGCCAGCTGCGCGCGATCCTGGTCGACGCCAAGCAGGTGTTCGGCGAGCAGACCGTCATGCCGGGCTTCTACACGCTCGATGTCGGCGTCAACGTCGCCGAAAAATATCAGGGCAAGACCATCCTGACCGCACAGCAGGTCGAGGACGTCGTTGCCTATCTCGAGACGCTGAAAGGCGACTAG
- a CDS encoding DsrE family protein, whose product MSEFHRRLPTGRSVRRAMAAAGLALALATMPLLPLAATPAAAQPAEDDGGFVTHRLALQVSDDDEAAMRSALDIAANVSRFYSDKAEEVDIRIVVYGPAMTMLRPDKTPVMDRLTSFDQSMPNVAFVACGNTLDTLEREEGTRPEIVPFAEVVEAGVAELIRLDEEGFAIVKP is encoded by the coding sequence ATGTCCGAATTCCATCGTCGCCTTCCGACGGGCCGGTCCGTGCGGCGGGCTATGGCCGCCGCGGGCCTTGCCCTTGCCCTGGCGACCATGCCTTTGCTGCCGCTGGCGGCGACGCCGGCCGCGGCGCAGCCGGCCGAGGACGACGGCGGTTTCGTCACGCACCGTCTGGCGCTGCAGGTTTCCGACGATGACGAGGCGGCGATGCGCTCGGCGCTCGACATCGCGGCCAACGTCTCGCGCTTCTATTCCGACAAGGCCGAAGAGGTGGACATCCGCATCGTCGTCTACGGCCCCGCCATGACCATGCTGCGGCCCGACAAGACGCCGGTGATGGACCGGCTGACCTCGTTCGACCAGAGCATGCCGAACGTCGCCTTCGTCGCCTGCGGCAACACGCTCGACACGCTCGAGCGCGAGGAAGGCACCCGGCCGGAGATCGTGCCCTTCGCCGAAGTGGTGGAGGCCGGCGTGGCCGAACTGATCCGCCTCGACGAGGAGGGCTTCGCCATCGTGAAGCCCTGA
- the soxA gene encoding sulfur oxidation c-type cytochrome SoxA, with the protein MKKSVIALLGFSCLGSLALVTGALADPVDETLTIDGEEMITVAPAPTEPPGHFFDKVESGWLYREAETRATEMDSFENPGMLNVERGEEIWNTVDGAAGKSCATCHGDASESMAGVGAHYPKWNAKAGKPFNLELQIDACRTQNMQAEPYKFDAQDQKDLVTFIKHQSLGEPVAIDLAEGEMMNWWEKGKERYYLRTGQLDLSCASCHETANGKYIRADHLSQGQTNGFPTYRFNTGGMVSLHNRFRGCIRDTRAEMPKAFSDELMALEVYTAWRGQGLSVETPAVRQ; encoded by the coding sequence TTGAAGAAGTCCGTCATCGCCCTTTTGGGTTTCTCCTGCCTCGGCAGCCTGGCGCTGGTGACCGGCGCGCTGGCCGATCCCGTCGACGAGACGCTGACGATCGACGGCGAGGAGATGATCACCGTCGCCCCCGCGCCGACCGAGCCGCCGGGGCACTTCTTCGACAAGGTCGAGTCCGGCTGGCTCTATCGCGAGGCGGAGACGCGCGCCACGGAGATGGACAGCTTCGAGAACCCCGGCATGCTCAATGTCGAGCGCGGCGAGGAGATCTGGAACACCGTGGATGGCGCGGCGGGCAAGTCCTGCGCGACCTGCCACGGGGACGCCTCCGAGAGCATGGCGGGCGTCGGCGCCCACTATCCAAAATGGAACGCCAAGGCGGGCAAGCCCTTCAATCTCGAGCTGCAGATCGACGCCTGCCGGACCCAGAACATGCAGGCCGAGCCCTACAAGTTCGACGCGCAGGACCAGAAGGACCTGGTGACCTTCATCAAGCATCAGTCGCTGGGCGAGCCGGTGGCGATCGACCTCGCCGAGGGCGAGATGATGAACTGGTGGGAAAAGGGCAAGGAGCGCTACTATTTGCGCACCGGCCAGCTCGACCTGTCCTGCGCCTCCTGCCACGAGACCGCCAACGGCAAGTACATCCGCGCGGACCATCTGAGCCAGGGGCAGACCAACGGCTTCCCGACCTACCGCTTCAACACCGGCGGCATGGTCTCGCTGCACAACCGCTTCCGCGGCTGCATCCGCGACACGCGGGCGGAAATGCCGAAGGCCTTCTCCGACGAGTTGATGGCCCTCGAGGTCTATACCGCCTGGCGCGGCCAGGGCCTGTCGGTCGAAACGCCGGCCGTGCGCCAGTAG
- the soxY gene encoding thiosulfate oxidation carrier protein SoxY, translating to MNMTRRQIFALSAGAATYGLFAFAPSRALASIEEAEKALAAFTGGAKPQTGTISLTAPEIAENGNTVPISVTVESPMTEESYVESVTILAEGNPNPEVATFHFTPMSGSATATTRIRLAQTQNVIAVAKMNDGSVFSDRKEVKVTIGGCGG from the coding sequence ATGAACATGACGAGACGCCAGATCTTCGCGCTGTCCGCCGGCGCTGCCACCTACGGCCTGTTCGCCTTCGCCCCGAGCCGTGCTCTGGCGAGCATCGAGGAGGCCGAGAAGGCGCTTGCCGCCTTCACCGGCGGCGCCAAGCCGCAGACCGGAACGATCAGCCTGACGGCCCCGGAGATTGCCGAGAACGGCAATACCGTGCCGATCTCGGTGACGGTCGAGAGCCCGATGACCGAAGAGAGCTACGTCGAGTCGGTGACGATCCTCGCCGAGGGCAACCCCAATCCGGAGGTTGCCACCTTCCACTTCACCCCGATGAGCGGCAGCGCGACGGCGACGACGCGAATCCGGCTGGCGCAGACCCAGAACGTCATCGCGGTAGCTAAGATGAATGACGGCTCGGTCTTTTCCGACCGCAAGGAAGTGAAGGTGACGATCGGCGGCTGCGGCGGCTGA
- the soxB gene encoding thiosulfohydrolase SoxB: protein MFSRREFLTATVALGALTGSGLSGRWSRAAAQQKLTEDDLLGAADFGNVTLLHVTDIHAQLKPVYFREPAVNIGIGAVAGLPPHVTGADFLKLYGIEPGTPDAYALTSEDFGALARQYGKMGGLDRIATIVRRARAERGADNVLLLDGGDTWQGSYTANKTAGADMITAMNVLAPDAMTGHWEFTYGTDRVKEAIDSLAFPFLGSNIFDNEWDEPAFEAWKMIERGGAKIAVIGQAFPYTPIANPSWLIPGWSFGIRDEQIALHVEAARAEGADLVVLLSHNGFDVDRKLASRVAGIDIILTGHTHDALPEPVKVGNTLLIASGSNGKFLSRLDLDVSDGRLKDFRYRLIPVFSDVISPDAEMAAVIDEVRAPYADELQRVIGHTDGLLYRRGNFNGTWDDVICEALLAERDAEIALSPGFRWGTSLPADSDITVEDLHTVCAMTYPAVYRNTMSGEMLKTILEDVADNLFNADPYYQQGGDMVRVGGLGYAIDPTKTIGSRITDMTVLKTQAPIEAGRDYVVTGWASVNEGTEGPAIWDVVESYLAKNPTVSPEENRSVIVKG from the coding sequence ATGTTTTCCAGACGCGAATTCCTGACTGCGACGGTAGCGCTGGGAGCGCTGACGGGATCCGGCCTATCCGGCCGCTGGTCGAGGGCCGCCGCCCAGCAGAAGCTCACCGAGGACGATCTGCTCGGCGCCGCCGACTTCGGCAATGTCACGCTGCTCCACGTCACCGACATCCACGCGCAGCTGAAGCCGGTGTATTTCCGCGAGCCGGCGGTCAACATCGGCATCGGCGCGGTCGCCGGGCTGCCGCCGCACGTCACCGGCGCCGACTTCCTCAAGCTCTACGGGATCGAGCCGGGCACACCCGATGCCTACGCGCTGACCTCGGAAGATTTCGGCGCGCTGGCGCGGCAGTACGGCAAGATGGGCGGCCTCGACCGGATCGCCACGATCGTGCGGCGCGCCCGCGCCGAGCGCGGCGCGGACAACGTGCTGCTGCTCGACGGCGGCGACACCTGGCAGGGCAGCTACACCGCCAACAAGACGGCCGGCGCCGACATGATCACGGCGATGAACGTGCTGGCGCCCGACGCCATGACCGGGCACTGGGAATTTACCTACGGCACCGACCGGGTGAAGGAGGCGATCGACTCCCTGGCCTTTCCGTTCCTCGGCTCGAACATCTTCGACAATGAGTGGGACGAGCCGGCCTTCGAGGCCTGGAAGATGATCGAGCGCGGCGGCGCGAAGATCGCCGTGATCGGCCAGGCCTTTCCCTACACGCCCATAGCGAATCCCTCCTGGCTGATCCCCGGCTGGTCATTCGGCATCCGCGACGAGCAGATCGCCCTGCATGTCGAGGCGGCACGGGCGGAAGGCGCCGACCTCGTCGTCTTGCTCTCTCACAACGGCTTCGACGTCGACCGCAAGCTGGCGTCGCGGGTCGCCGGGATCGACATCATCCTGACCGGCCATACCCACGATGCGCTGCCCGAGCCGGTGAAGGTCGGCAACACGCTGCTGATCGCCTCCGGCTCGAACGGCAAGTTCCTGAGCCGCCTCGATCTCGACGTCTCCGACGGGCGCCTGAAGGATTTCCGCTACCGGCTGATCCCGGTGTTCTCCGACGTCATTTCGCCGGATGCCGAGATGGCCGCGGTCATCGACGAGGTGCGGGCACCCTATGCGGACGAGCTGCAGCGGGTGATCGGCCACACCGACGGGCTGCTGTACCGCCGCGGCAATTTCAACGGCACTTGGGACGACGTGATCTGCGAGGCGCTGCTCGCCGAGCGCGATGCCGAGATCGCGCTGTCGCCGGGATTCCGCTGGGGCACGTCGCTGCCCGCCGACAGCGACATCACCGTCGAGGACCTCCATACGGTCTGCGCGATGACCTACCCGGCCGTCTACCGCAACACGATGAGCGGCGAGATGCTGAAGACCATCCTCGAGGATGTCGCCGACAACCTGTTCAACGCCGATCCCTATTACCAGCAGGGCGGTGACATGGTCCGTGTCGGCGGCCTCGGTTACGCCATCGATCCCACCAAGACGATCGGCTCGCGGATCACCGACATGACGGTGCTGAAGACCCAGGCGCCGATCGAGGCGGGCCGCGACTATGTCGTCACCGGCTGGGCGTCGGTCAACGAAGGCACCGAGGGGCCGGCGATCTGGGACGTGGTGGAAAGCTATCTGGCGAAGAACCCGACGGTTTCGCCCGAGGAAAATCGCAGCGTTATCGTCAAGGGCTGA
- a CDS encoding thioredoxin family protein: protein MLRRVMIAAAALFCLASAAPAAEVGDDGLHKEPWFTLTFRDIADDIEAARQDGKRLALVFEQRGCIYCRQMHEEILADPAVRDYIAANFHVVQYNLFGDEEVTDLDGSTLSEKTAARRWRVVFTPTILFMPESAPAEGTAGDAAVATMPGAFGKQTFLHMFQWVREKGYQGEEHFQKYHARKLGEAGATIETAK from the coding sequence ATGTTGAGACGGGTCATGATCGCCGCGGCGGCGCTGTTCTGTCTGGCGTCGGCGGCGCCCGCCGCGGAGGTCGGCGACGACGGGCTGCACAAGGAGCCCTGGTTCACGCTGACGTTCCGCGACATCGCCGACGACATCGAGGCCGCCCGGCAGGACGGCAAGCGGCTGGCGCTGGTGTTCGAGCAGCGCGGCTGCATCTACTGCCGGCAGATGCACGAGGAGATCCTCGCCGACCCGGCGGTCCGCGACTACATCGCGGCGAATTTCCACGTGGTCCAGTACAATCTCTTCGGCGACGAGGAGGTCACCGACCTCGACGGCAGCACGCTGTCGGAAAAGACCGCGGCGCGGCGCTGGCGCGTGGTGTTCACCCCGACCATCCTGTTCATGCCGGAATCGGCGCCGGCGGAGGGCACGGCCGGCGACGCCGCCGTCGCCACCATGCCGGGGGCGTTCGGCAAGCAGACCTTCCTGCACATGTTCCAGTGGGTGCGCGAAAAGGGATACCAGGGGGAGGAGCATTTTCAGAAATATCATGCTCGCAAGCTGGGCGAGGCCGGTGCGACAATCGAGACCGCCAAGTGA